CTCCGTAGAAGAACGGTGCGATGATCTCGGCCTGGATCTCCTCCATGGTCTGCATCTCCATGGAGATGACAGGCTTTACAGGCTTGATGGAGTAATCGGAGTGTGCGAGCTCGAATGTGTCGGCTCCAAGGGCCCTCTCGTGCAGCAGTGCTGCCTCGAGCCTTCCCATGTCGACTCCGTTTCCGGAGTTTCCGTTGTCTCCTGTGAAGTCCAGCTGTCCGATATCGTACGAAAGGACGACCTCCTGGCCGGGCTCTACTCCGACGACCCTGTCCTGACACATGATGATCTCGGCGATGTGCTCGATAGCGTTCGCGTCCAACTGGGGGATGGAAGCCATGTCTGCTGCATCGGCGGTACCCTCATGGATATCGTCGAGGATCTTCTCCTTGGTCATGGTGACTCTCTTTCCGTCACCCATTCTTGTGTAATACTCGCTCATTTACTCACCTATTTCAGTCTGAAGCTAATGCTGAGGCTTTCTTGGTCGTCTCGGATGCGGACTCTCCGTAGAGGTCTGCTCCGATCTTATCGGCGTATCCCTGCGTGACAGGTGCACCTCCGACCATGACGGTAACGTTATCACGGATACCGTCGGCTTTGAGGTTATCAATGACTGTCTTCATTCCAGTCATGGTTGTCGTCATGAGTGCGGACATTCCGCAGAAGTTGCAGCCGCCCTTGACCTCCTCGATGAAGTTCTTGAGGGGCACATCCCTTCCGAGATCGTGTACCTCGAATCCTGCACACTGGAGCATCGTAGAGCAGATTGACTTTCCGATGTCGTGAACGTCTCCCTCGACTGTACCCATAACTACAGTTCCCTTGCTCTGTCCGGCGCCTGCACCGGCCTTGAGCTCAGCATCGAGAACATTCATGGCGTTCTTCATTCCTGCTGCCGCACTGAGTACGTGGGGCAGGAACAGCTTTCCCCTCTCGAACAGAACTCCGACGTCGGACATTGCTGCTCCGAGGG
The nucleotide sequence above comes from Methanomassiliicoccales archaeon LGM-RCC1. Encoded proteins:
- a CDS encoding B12-binding domain-containing protein is translated as MAYEEETKKLQDALISCKVPDIATAVQAAHDAGMPAEDIINALGAAMSDVGVLFERGKLFLPHVLSAAAGMKNAMNVLDAELKAGAGAGQSKGTVVMGTVEGDVHDIGKSICSTMLQCAGFEVHDLGRDVPLKNFIEEVKGGCNFCGMSALMTTTMTGMKTVIDNLKADGIRDNVTVMVGGAPVTQGYADKIGADLYGESASETTKKASALASD